One stretch of Harmonia axyridis chromosome 1, icHarAxyr1.1, whole genome shotgun sequence DNA includes these proteins:
- the LOC123680916 gene encoding GATA zinc finger domain-containing protein 14-like isoform X1, giving the protein MSLVELISIFLLLLNAHFALSSSDKLSDALKNNSMTENPNNNSSMDADNILRKEARKLLNECGVEITSDENSYSDRKENSRTKKSKNQNANKHSNFQNNSESDESNESREQNYHNGHINRRKQNFNGKYKKNDNRNNHNNNNKQNNRNSNNEDNNDDENDSNDNDGSEEDYDSSDKKYNREYDNHNNRRNNHRGNNNEDGNDNNNDNNNNKRKNENSSNRNRFFGSSSNYNYNDNNKNDYNSNGGYGNYHSSGYDSNRNQGSYGSNDGNDPNCNTYNRNNNYGSYDYNSRGNGYDTRGFGGYARSLSSYFHNNFKNNDDIGILRYKRSGTNEEQCISQCVFGYLQMLDDDRFPSETLVIKWLQERLQNDMKRIKTLREARKCFGKLSFMETKDGCEYSKSLSNCLNLDLE; this is encoded by the exons ATGTCGCTAGTCGAGTTGAtatccatttttttattattactgAATGCACATTTTGCATTGAGTAGTTCGGATAAATTATCAGATGCTCTGAAAAACAATTCGATGACCGAGAATCCAAACAATAATTCATCAATGGATGCTGATAATATTTTACGAAAAGAGGCcagaaaattattgaatgaatgtGGAGTGGAGATAACCAGTGATGAGAACAGTTACTCCGATAGAAAGGAAAACAGTCgcacaaaaaaatcaaagaaccaAAACGCTAACAAACACAGTAACTTCCAAAATAATTCTGAATCTGATGAATCTAATGAGTCGAGAGAACAAAACTATCATAATGGCCATATAAACAGAAGAAAGCAAAACTTCAatggaaaatacaaaaaaaatgataacagAAATAaccacaataataataataaacaaaataatcgTAATTCCAACAATGAAGACAATAACGACGATGAGAATGATAGTAATGATAATGATGGATCAGAAGAAGATTATGATTCAAGTGACAAGAAATATAACAGGGAATATGACAATCATAACAATAGAAGGAATAACCACAGAGGAAATAATAACGAAGATGGAAATGATAACAATAAcgacaacaataataataaaagaaaaaacgAAAACAGTAGTAACCGAAATCGTTTTTTTGGTAGTAGCTCCAACTACAACTATAATGATAATAACAAAAACGATTACAATTCTAATGGAGGTTATGGAAACTATCACTCAAGTGGATACGATAGCAATAGAAATCAAGGCAGCTATGGCAGCAATGATGGTAACGACCCTAATTGCAACACTTATAACAGAAATAATAACTATGGTAGCTATGATTATAATAGTAGAG GTAATGGTTATGACACGAGAGGTTTTGGAGGATATGCAAGAAGCCTCTCATCATACTtccataataatttcaaaaacaatgacGATATTGGAATTTTAAGATATAAAAGATCAGGCACCAATGAGGAACAG TGCATTAGTCAATGTGTATTTGGTTATCTACAAATG cTTGACGACGATAGGTTTCCATCTGAAACATTAGTCATCAAATGGCTCCAAGAACGCCTACAAAATGATATGAAAAGGATTAAAACTTTGAGAGAAGCTAGGAAATGTTTCGGCAAACTTTCATTTATGG aaacaaaGGATGGTTGTGAATACTCCAAATCACTTTCAAATTGCTTGAATCTAGATTTAGAATGA
- the LOC123680916 gene encoding TBC1 domain family member 5 homolog A-like isoform X2 — protein sequence MSLVELISIFLLLLNAHFALSSSDKLSDALKNNSMTENPNNNSSMDADNILRKEARKLLNECGVEITSDENSYSDRKENSRTKKSKNQNANKHSNFQNNSESDESNESREQNYHNGHINRRKQNFNGKYKKNDNRNNHNNNNKQNNRNSNNEDNNDDENDSNDNDGSEEDYDSSDKKYNREYDNHNNRRNNHRGNNNEDGNDNNNDNNNNKRKNENSSNRNRFFGSSSNYNYNDNNKNDYNSNGGYGNYHSSGYDSNRNQGSYGSNDGNGYDTRGFGGYARSLSSYFHNNFKNNDDIGILRYKRSGTNEEQCISQCVFGYLQMLDDDRFPSETLVIKWLQERLQNDMKRIKTLREARKCFGKLSFMETKDGCEYSKSLSNCLNLDLE from the exons ATGTCGCTAGTCGAGTTGAtatccatttttttattattactgAATGCACATTTTGCATTGAGTAGTTCGGATAAATTATCAGATGCTCTGAAAAACAATTCGATGACCGAGAATCCAAACAATAATTCATCAATGGATGCTGATAATATTTTACGAAAAGAGGCcagaaaattattgaatgaatgtGGAGTGGAGATAACCAGTGATGAGAACAGTTACTCCGATAGAAAGGAAAACAGTCgcacaaaaaaatcaaagaaccaAAACGCTAACAAACACAGTAACTTCCAAAATAATTCTGAATCTGATGAATCTAATGAGTCGAGAGAACAAAACTATCATAATGGCCATATAAACAGAAGAAAGCAAAACTTCAatggaaaatacaaaaaaaatgataacagAAATAaccacaataataataataaacaaaataatcgTAATTCCAACAATGAAGACAATAACGACGATGAGAATGATAGTAATGATAATGATGGATCAGAAGAAGATTATGATTCAAGTGACAAGAAATATAACAGGGAATATGACAATCATAACAATAGAAGGAATAACCACAGAGGAAATAATAACGAAGATGGAAATGATAACAATAAcgacaacaataataataaaagaaaaaacgAAAACAGTAGTAACCGAAATCGTTTTTTTGGTAGTAGCTCCAACTACAACTATAATGATAATAACAAAAACGATTACAATTCTAATGGAGGTTATGGAAACTATCACTCAAGTGGATACGATAGCAATAGAAATCAAGGCAGCTATGGCAGCAATGATG GTAATGGTTATGACACGAGAGGTTTTGGAGGATATGCAAGAAGCCTCTCATCATACTtccataataatttcaaaaacaatgacGATATTGGAATTTTAAGATATAAAAGATCAGGCACCAATGAGGAACAG TGCATTAGTCAATGTGTATTTGGTTATCTACAAATG cTTGACGACGATAGGTTTCCATCTGAAACATTAGTCATCAAATGGCTCCAAGAACGCCTACAAAATGATATGAAAAGGATTAAAACTTTGAGAGAAGCTAGGAAATGTTTCGGCAAACTTTCATTTATGG aaacaaaGGATGGTTGTGAATACTCCAAATCACTTTCAAATTGCTTGAATCTAGATTTAGAATGA